Genomic DNA from Triticum dicoccoides isolate Atlit2015 ecotype Zavitan chromosome 4B, WEW_v2.0, whole genome shotgun sequence:
GAAGCGGCAGATCAAGAGGCCGACCCGCAGCCAAGAATCGCCAGAGCCAGGTATTGTTTATAGCTGCCGCGGAAGAGATCTCCCTCTGTTTTTGGTGTACTTGTTGCTTGCTTGATGTTGGTATGTACTCCTACTCCTACATAGCAGTACCATCATCGCTTTTGAGCTTAAATTTTGGTAGCGCAAAGTATGTGCCCTTTTGACATATATGGAGCTTACTTGGATCTATGACATATTCCATTTGCGTCGAGCGATCGAAATTGGCATGAGCATTCCTGCTCACTCTATGCTCCGACTGTCCGACAGTATGTATGTATGCAGTCACCTTGCATTTGGAAGCATTTTGTGATCTAGGCAATTATGGAACACAAGTGGTTCTTTGAGGATCAGGTGTGGGAACTAGGGAGAGACGGACACGAAGCTAACCATGTTGGCATGTTGCAGGGGAGAAGCTGGCGTTCGCTGAGAAGGAGCACCTGCTCGCGGCTTACATGGAGCACGACGAGCCCGAGCTGGAGGaggccgacgaggaggaggaggaggaggagcgcgccatGTCGTGCGGGCTGGGCGGCAAGAAGCGGCGGCTGGCTTTGGAGCAGGTGCGCGCGCTGGAGCGCAGCTTCGAGACGGACAACAAGCTGGACCCGGAGCGCAAGGCCCGCATCGCCCGCGACCTCGGCCTGCACCCGCGCCAGGTCGCCGTCTGGTTCCAGAACCGCCGCGCCCGGTGGAAGACAAAGCAGCTCGAGCGCGACTTCAACGCCCTCCGCGCCCGCCACGACGCGCTCCGCGCCGActgcgacgcgctccgccgcgacAAGGACGCCCTCGCCGCCGAGGTACTTGCTCCATTGCTGCCGCTGGTGTTAGCTGTTTGACACGCGTGGCCACGTCGCTTGATGGTTACTTATCTGTGCTCTGTGTCCCGCGTTCAGATACATGAGCTGAGGGAAAAGCTGTCCATCAAGCCGGAGACGGCGGTGAAGGCTGAGGCCACCGG
This window encodes:
- the LOC119291717 gene encoding homeobox-leucine zipper protein HOX13-like, giving the protein MKRQIKRPTRSQESPEPGEKLAFAEKEHLLAAYMEHDEPELEEADEEEEEEERAMSCGLGGKKRRLALEQVRALERSFETDNKLDPERKARIARDLGLHPRQVAVWFQNRRARWKTKQLERDFNALRARHDALRADCDALRRDKDALAAEIHELREKLSIKPETAVKAEATGNVDAAEERLQQATMVGATVCKDGSSDSDSSAVFNDEASPYSSAVFEQQGFMGFGASFLDSASAAAATTGCSSLPMLEPKWPGAYPYDANRSGGYGFTEEWLAGSDAIVNDGSSAFFSEEHVSNLNFGWCSSGAEGFDLQSYCKK